In a genomic window of Halalkalibacillus sediminis:
- the ytzI gene encoding YtzI protein produces MVKIMIVSIAIIIAVMFLTIYAISKGYAYEHKVDPLPDEKKSDDDNSDSDNKE; encoded by the coding sequence ATGGTCAAGATAATGATTGTATCAATCGCAATTATCATAGCCGTTATGTTTCTGACGATTTATGCCATTTCTAAAGGTTACGCATATGAACATAAAGTGGATCCTTTACCAGACGAGAAGAAAAGCGATGATGATAACTCCGATTCTGATAATAAAGAGTAG
- a CDS encoding DEAD/DEAH box helicase yields the protein MGFENPTPIQEQSIPTALTGKDLIGQAQTGTGKTTAFGVPMMENIDMDLSAIQGLVIAPTRELAIQVAEELNRIGQTKKIKTVPVYGGQDINRQIRALKNKPQLVAATPGRLLDHIRRKTIRLDNIKTVVLDEADEMLNMGFIEDIEAIMDSIPSEYQTLLFSATMPKRIQKLAEKFMKEPELIQVKSKELTVDNIEQYYVELKENQKFDVLCRMLDIESPDLAIIFGRTKKRVDELSEGLSKRGYFAEGIHGDIPQNKREHTIRRFKSGSTDILVATDVAARGLDISGVTHVYNFDLPQDPESYVHRIGRTGRAGKKGQAITFSTFRESEHLKAIERMTKRRMIKKNIPSYDEVVEGVQQAARDELIEMIDKGEAEKFTHAAEQLLENHHAVDVVAAALKLLAKEPDQTPVKLTEVAPLRGKRVRNDNKKRSNYRGGGGGRGRNDRNKGRGGRNNDRNKNSRGKNYNNKRS from the coding sequence ATGGGATTCGAAAATCCAACACCGATTCAGGAACAATCGATCCCTACAGCATTAACAGGAAAAGATTTAATTGGACAAGCACAAACCGGAACAGGTAAAACGACTGCATTTGGTGTGCCAATGATGGAAAACATCGATATGGATCTATCAGCTATTCAAGGACTTGTTATCGCTCCAACACGTGAGCTAGCAATCCAAGTAGCCGAAGAGCTTAATCGTATAGGTCAAACAAAAAAAATCAAAACGGTACCAGTTTATGGCGGCCAAGACATCAACCGCCAAATTCGTGCGTTGAAAAACAAACCACAACTGGTAGCAGCTACACCAGGTCGTTTATTGGATCACATCCGTCGTAAAACGATTCGTTTGGACAATATCAAAACAGTTGTTTTAGATGAAGCAGACGAAATGTTGAACATGGGATTCATCGAAGATATCGAAGCGATTATGGATTCTATTCCATCTGAATATCAGACGCTATTGTTCTCAGCGACAATGCCTAAGAGAATTCAGAAGTTGGCTGAGAAGTTCATGAAAGAACCTGAATTGATCCAGGTAAAATCAAAAGAACTGACAGTCGATAATATTGAACAGTACTATGTTGAATTGAAGGAAAACCAGAAGTTTGACGTGCTTTGCCGTATGTTAGACATCGAGTCACCTGACTTGGCGATCATTTTTGGTCGTACGAAAAAGCGTGTCGATGAACTATCGGAAGGTTTATCAAAACGTGGATACTTCGCAGAAGGAATCCATGGTGATATCCCTCAGAACAAGCGTGAACACACTATCCGTCGTTTTAAGTCAGGTTCTACTGACATCTTAGTAGCAACGGACGTAGCAGCTCGTGGCTTGGACATTTCAGGTGTAACCCATGTTTACAACTTTGACTTGCCTCAGGACCCAGAAAGCTATGTTCACCGTATCGGACGTACAGGTCGTGCAGGTAAAAAAGGTCAGGCGATTACATTCTCGACTTTCCGTGAATCTGAGCATCTTAAAGCGATTGAACGTATGACTAAGCGTCGTATGATTAAGAAAAACATCCCTTCTTACGATGAGGTTGTAGAGGGAGTTCAACAAGCAGCTAGAGATGAACTGATCGAAATGATCGATAAAGGCGAAGCGGAAAAATTCACTCACGCAGCAGAACAGTTGCTAGAAAATCATCATGCGGTTGACGTGGTTGCAGCAGCGTTGAAATTGTTAGCTAAAGAACCAGACCAAACACCAGTTAAGCTGACTGAAGTTGCACCATTGCGTGGTAAACGTGTTCGCAACGACAATAAAAAGCGCAGCAATTACCGTGGAGGCGGCGGTGGCCGCGGACGTAACGACCGCAACAAAGGTCGCGGCGGACGCAACAACGATCGCAACAAAAACTCACGCGGTAAGAATTACAACAACAAACGCTCTTAA
- a CDS encoding SDR family oxidoreductase — translation MKVFVVGANGKIGKQLVHFIQDSKEHEVRAMVRKEEQKKQFEQEGIEAVLADLEGSVDNIAEAAEGCDAVVFAAGSGPDTGSDKTLLIDLDGAVKSVEAAEKAGIKRYIQVSAYQANNRENWNDKIRHYYVAKHYADVALERSDMDYTIVRPGGLTNDEGIGKIKIGEGIAPGSIPREDVALTIFHLIDNPKSYNKGFDLITGENKIKDEIFEL, via the coding sequence ATGAAGGTTTTTGTAGTAGGTGCAAATGGTAAGATAGGGAAACAATTAGTTCATTTTATACAAGACAGCAAAGAGCACGAAGTTCGTGCAATGGTAAGAAAAGAAGAACAGAAGAAACAATTCGAACAGGAAGGAATCGAGGCTGTACTGGCAGATCTAGAAGGTTCCGTTGATAATATCGCAGAAGCGGCTGAAGGTTGCGATGCGGTGGTATTCGCAGCTGGTTCAGGTCCTGATACTGGTTCAGATAAAACATTATTGATCGACCTTGATGGCGCAGTTAAATCTGTTGAGGCTGCAGAAAAAGCAGGAATCAAAAGGTATATCCAAGTTAGCGCATATCAGGCGAATAATCGTGAAAACTGGAACGATAAAATCAGACACTATTATGTCGCAAAACATTATGCAGATGTAGCACTTGAGCGAAGTGATATGGATTACACTATCGTTCGTCCAGGTGGTCTTACAAACGATGAAGGCATTGGTAAAATTAAGATAGGAGAGGGAATTGCACCAGGTTCCATTCCTCGAGAAGATGTAGCGCTTACCATCTTCCACCTGATTGATAACCCTAAATCGTATAATAAAGGGTTCGATTTGATTACAGGTGAAAATAAGATTAAAGATGAAATTTTTGAACTATAA
- a CDS encoding thioredoxin family protein: MKKLLIFGGIIVILFIATAFLTNMAETENVEEDNPYGKDRLHAETADLLDDPHYQNIITPEELDEKLENGEDVTVYFFSPTCGICQETTPEIMPLAEEMGVDLVQYNVLEFQEAWDSKSEGGFGIEGTPTVVHFEDGEEVDQRVVGRTPNEGYQSYFEKYVLD, translated from the coding sequence ATGAAAAAATTACTTATATTCGGTGGAATCATCGTTATTTTATTTATTGCAACGGCATTCTTAACTAATATGGCTGAAACGGAAAATGTCGAGGAGGATAACCCGTATGGTAAAGATCGCCTCCATGCTGAGACAGCTGACCTTTTAGATGATCCGCACTATCAGAACATCATCACACCTGAAGAACTTGATGAAAAGTTAGAAAATGGTGAAGATGTGACGGTTTATTTCTTCAGTCCTACTTGTGGCATCTGTCAGGAGACTACACCTGAGATCATGCCTCTTGCTGAAGAAATGGGTGTCGACTTAGTTCAATACAATGTGTTGGAATTCCAAGAAGCATGGGATAGCAAAAGTGAAGGCGGCTTCGGGATTGAAGGAACTCCAACTGTCGTTCACTTTGAAGATGGAGAAGAAGTAGACCAAAGAGTAGTTGGTCGGACTCCTAACGAAGGTTACCAAAGCTATTTTGAAAAATATGTATTAGATTAA